The following DNA comes from Pseudanabaena yagii GIHE-NHR1.
AGCGATTATTTCTGTGCATGGGCATAACGACCTTGGTTTGGCGGTAGCAAATTTCCTCGAAGCTGCTAAGAATGGCGCACGTCAAATGGAATGCACTATCAATGGTATCGGTGAACGCGCAGGTAATGCGGCTCTCGAAGAATTGGTGATGGCATTACATGTCCGTCGTGCTTATTTCAATAGCTATCTCGGTCGTCCTGCGGAATCAACAGCACCTCTTTGCAATATTGACACTAAGCAGATTTACAAGACTTCGCGCCTTGTGTCTAATCTCACAGGAATGTTGGTGCAGCCCAATAAAGCGATCGTCGGAGCAAATGCCTTTGCCCATGAGTCAGGTATTCACCAAGATGGTGTTTTGAAAAACCGTCTTACCTACGAAATCATGGATGCTCAATCCATAGGTTTGACCGATAACTTGATCGTCCTTGGTAAGCTTTCGGGGCGCAATGCCTTGAGTTCTCGATTGAAAGAACTTGGCTTTGAACTCTCGGAGCAAGAACTTAATGCTGCTTTTGTACGCTTTAAAGAGCTTGCTGACAAAAAACGTGAAATTAGCGATCGCGACCTAGAAGCGATCGTTAATGACGAAATCCGTCATGCGCCCGAAGCCTTCAAGCTCGATCATGTCCAAGTAAGCTGTGGTGATCGCGCTATTCCTACAGCAACAGTCACAGTAGTCATGCCAGATGGTCAGGAAATTACTGATGCTTCCGTAGGAACTGGTCCTGTAGATGCAGTGTACAAAGCAATTAATCGCATTGTGAATGTCCCCAATCAGTTGATTGAGTACTCGGTGCAATCCGTTACCGCAGGTATCGATGCCCTTGGCGAAGTCACCATTCGCCTCAAGCATCCCGATGCAGGTACGCTCTCTGGTCATTCTGCTAACACAGATATCATTGTTGCCTCTGCTAGAGCCTATCTCAGTGCCTTGAATAAACTCTACTTTGCACTTCAGACACCTAATACAAAGATCAGCGATCGCGACACTCTCAAGAGAGAAGCAGCTTTATAAAAACTAGAAAGCATCGCGTAGCGATGCTTTCTAGTTTTTATGAGATTAGGGACTTGCGGATAAAAAATGTCCCACCAAAGTTATCTAGCTTCGACTTCGCTCAGCTAACATTGGCTGAGCGGAGTCGAAGCCACAGGTACTTTAATTAATAGCAAGTCCCTTAGTGAAAAAAAGGTAGCGACACTTTGTGTCGCTACCTTTTTTACGTCGCTATAGATTTAAGCTTTATTGAGACTCATACCATTAGCTTCAGCATAGCGATTCATAAATCTCAAAAAGCGTTCCCATTCAGACTGTCCATTGAGTTTATGAATTGCTTCAATTCCCGCAGACTTGCCATTGATGAATTTGGCGTTGACGTTGCGCGTCACCATTTGCCCCTCTTCATCAATCATGTACATTCCCAAAATTTCATTATTGCCAGCATTTGCGCCAGACATACAGTTAGGTGAATCAAAGAAAAACACAGCAACGCTGGTATCTCCATCCTTAGATCTGGTGATTTTTACATCGGAAGCTTCTTCATCAATGCCGATCGCTAACTGTATTCTTGCTGTCATTTTTAAAACCTTGAATAAAAATTGTTAAAATTTGTAATGTTATTAACATAACCTAAAAGCAGCAACCATGCAGATTAAATGTGTTGCCAATCACATTCAGTTTTCAGCTTTTAGTCTTTGCGTCTAATCAAATACTACAGTCCTCAGTCCCAAACCTGAGTTAGCAGATTGACCATAAACCAATACTCGGTTTTGTAAATGTTGTCTGACAGCCCTAGCCAAAACAATTCGCTCTAAGTCTTTACCTTTACGAATCAGATCGGTAACTGAATCGCGATGGGACACCCGAATCACATCCTGCTCAATAATTGGTCCCTCATCGAGTTCATCGGTTACATAATGAGCTGTTGCCCCAATAATCTTTACGCCACGTTTATAGGCTCTTTGATAGGGATTTGCTCCCGCAAAAGCAGGCAAAAAGGAATGGTGGATATTAATTACTTGCGAAAACTTTGACAGAAAATTTGGACTAAGTACCTGCATATATTTCGCCAGAACCACCAAATCAATCTTGTATTGGTTGAGTAGTTCTAGTTGCTTTTTCTCTTGCTCCAACTTATTTTCAGGATTGATCGCAATGTGATGATAATTAATCCCAAAGTTATGCGCGACCTTTTCTAAATCAGGATGGTTACTAATGACAACGGGGATCACGGCATCAAGTTCATGCGATCGCTGCCGCAGGATCAAATCATACAAACAGTGATCCTGTTTCGAGACAAAAATGGCAATACGGCGCACATAGTCAGAAAAATGAATATTCCATTTAGCATGGATATTGATCGCTAGTTTCTCAAAGGTCGGGGCAATCTCTTCTCGCGCTAGATCAAAGCTATCCAATTCCCATTCAACCCGCATTAAAAATAGCCCTGCCGTACTATCAGAATGTTGATCGGCATGGAGAATATTGCCACCGTGGGAAAACACCCAGTCCGAAATTTTTGCGACTAAGCCTTTTTGATCTGGACAAGAAACTAGTAAAGTTGCAGTTGTCATAGTTATTTAATATTGTGATGGTCAGCGCTTGTCACTGCCCATCCTAAATCAGGTTTCCATAAATATTTGCGTAGATCGATTTTACCTGTGGGACTGAAAATAATTCCTTCTGCTTCAAGAAGCGATCGCTGCAAATAGTCAGTCCCAAAGCGTAAAGGCGATAGTGAAATTTCCCCCTTGGCATTCACCACTCGCTGCCAAGGCACATCTAAAGATTGCATATCCACACGATAGAGTGCATAGCCGACTACACGGGCTTTTCTCGCTAAATTGGCAAGCTCAGCAATCTGTCCATAGGTAGCCACGTAACCTCGTGGAATTTGACGCACAATTTCGTAAATGCGATCGTAGCTTGTTGCTTCTTTGGTCATAATTAGCAAATATACAGTCGCAAAACGCCGCATACCATAAGGGCATAAATTAGTTTTTAATGAGTATGCACTCATTGAAAACCGTGATAAGGCATCATCTAAATATCCAGATAGTAAAACTTTATACTCTTTATCGATTTGGTGACTCAAATCACTTTCATTTCCGTAAAACTTTAGCTATCATGGTTATGTCAAAACATTAAGACATTTGCACTGGAGAAACTTCAATGCTAGCGGCGGAATGCATCGATTCCAGAGCTACCGTAAATATAGAGGAAAAGCGACGGACGACTACACGTATAGCTATGCGCGTACCGAGAAGTTGCTACGGAGAGCCAATTATCTCTCGCCTCTCCTGTGAACACGGACTGACTGTGACTATCATTGCTGCACTTCTTGGAGAAAATCCAGAAGATGATGGCTGGTTCACCTTAGAACTAACTGGAACAACCCAACAAATACAAAGTGGAATTATTTATCTAGAAGAGCTAGATTTAGAAATTTGGGATAAAACAGCTGTCGAGGACGAAAGCTGGTAAACAAAACAAAAAGGCTTGCTTAGCAAGCCTTTTTGTTTTGTTTTCAAAGTTCTCTGTGCTTAGCACAGAGAACTTTGGGCAATTACTTGTTAGGCTGAGGAGTCAAACGCAAGTATGGCTTCACAGGATTGAAACCTTTAGGGAATTTGGTCTTAGCTTCCTCATCAGAAACTGAAGGCACAATCACACAGTCATCACCATCTTTCCAGTTAGCAGGTGTAGCAACGCTGTAGTTGTCAGTCAATTGCAGTGAATCAATCACGCGCAAAATTTCATCAAAGTTGCGACCTGTACTAGCAGGATAGGTCAAGGTGAGGCGAAGCTTCTTATTGGAATCAATGATGAATACCGATCGCACAGTCAATGTATTACCTGTGGAAGAGTTAGGGTGAATCATGCCATAAAGCTCTGAAACCTTCTTGTCTTCATCGGCAAGAATAGGGTAGTTAAGCTTGGTGCTTTGGGTTTCTTCAATATCGCCAACCCATCCCTTGTGAGATTCAACACCATCAACACTCAAAGCGATCGCTTTTATGTTGCGCTTATCAAATTCTGGCTTGAGCTTAGCAACGGTTCCTAGCTCAGTGGTACAAACAGGGGTGAAATCTTTAGGGTGCGAAAATAGAATTGCCCAGCTATCACCGATCCACTCATGAAAATTAATCACGCCATCAGTAGAGTCTTGAGTAAAATCGGGTACGGTATCGCCTAAACGCAGTGTCATAGTTTTAGTTCAGTCTTCGTTGTTACAAATCTAAGATACAAGATTACTGGGAAAATCGCCAGTCTTATAATGCGGTATTCCCATCGCTTTACTGTAGATTATGGCATAAAAACTATAAACTAGAGTTAGGCTTAACTTTACTTTATGGGTTTTGATTATTGACATTGTGCAATCTTTACAGCAAACTTGATATCTGCAAGTGAGAAGCAACATCTCACTTACAAGCTAACAGCTAATTGCTAACAGCTAATTGTAGTCCTAAAATACCAAACGCGGAACTGGCGGAATTGGTAGACGCGCATGTTTCAGGTACATGTGTCGAAAGACTTGGGGGTTCAAGTCCCCCGTTCCGCATCATACAGCGCTTTGCGCTCAAACCCAAACCAAGAAGAATTTTGAAAGCGTTGCAAAGCAACGCTTTCAAAATTCTTCTTGGGGTTCATTTACTCAGTAATTGCTGTAAAAAACTCGCTAGGCGAGCTTTTTTATTGTCGAAAGATAATTGCTTGATTGCCACCCTTTTGTAACTCGTAGGGAACTTGCACAATTTCTGAACTAATGCCTTCGCTAGCTAGAATGCTACATACTTGATCGATATAAGGCGATCGCACTTGAGCAAGCGTTAACAATGGAAAAATCCTGACTTCTTCGGCAATACGACAAAGTTCACGAATTGATTCTAAATGGAACTCAAAACTTAGATGCTCGGAATAGAGAAATAGAAAATGGGAACAGAGCGCAAGTTGAAATTGTTGATTAGGAAACTCTAGTTTCGGCAATTCAGCCTTGATATATCTGCCTTCAGCTTTCCCGCGATCATAATCTTCTAGAAATAGTGCGATCGCATTTTCGCGATTAGCACGTAAATCATCAGGGGACTTGTGATAGATCCATACCCAATTGTCTGGCGTATTCCGCACCTGCTCAATAATATCGTCTACACAAGCATCAAAGCGGCTTTTGATTTTGCTTGCCGTAAATTGATATATGGGATCTATCGATGTAACTTGATAACCTGCGGTGGTCATCTCAGCATTAAAGCTCGCAGGCCCATCACCAATACCAATGATGGATTTATGGCGATCGCCATCCGACAACCCAAACATCAACTCATATTCAGCCTTTGACCTTCCAAAAGGCACAATCTGATCTAATATCATTTTTCACTTTAGGCTCAAGTTACAGCGCTTTGCGCTTTCTTAAAACCCAGATAAATTTTGAAAAAGCTTGCTTCGCAAGCTTTTTCAAAATTTATCTGTACTACACAAACCCTAAATAGGCTGCAATAGATATTTAAGCTGTGCGAAGAACAGCTTAAATATCTATTAATTCAAATTACATAATTTCCAGTTGAGAATCATCACCGACGAGAAATCGTAATGCTTGTGGACGTTTCGGTGAAACCTGCATTTTTACCCTCTGTCCAAGCACACTATCAACAATGCGCTGATGGATACCCGTAATATTAGTGTCATTGAGGATCACGCTATGTTCAATATCAGTATCGATAATCGTGACGCGATCGCTAATGCTCGTATAGGGACCAATATAGGCATGTTCGAGGTGACAGTTTTCACCAATAACTACAGGTCCCCGAATTTTGCAGTTAGTAACTTTAGAGCCTACTCCAATTTCGACACGTCCGCTAATGTTGCTGTCAGCATCCACTTCACCTAGATTCTTAGACTTCAGTCGGGCATCCAGCACAATCTGGTTGGCAGCAAGAATGTCATCCTTTTTACCTGTATCTAGCCACCACCCCTCTAGCTCTGAAGCAGCTACATTTTTGTCAGTGTCAATTAGTTTCTGGATCGCATCGGTAATTTCTAATTCACCTCTAGCCGATGGTGCAATTTGAGAGATCGCCGTATGAATTGTGTTTTTGAAGAAATACACACCAACTAGCGCCAGATTTGATGCAGGATTCTTTGGTTTTTCCACTAGTTGCAGCACCTTGCCCGATTCGTCAACGGTTGCAACCCCA
Coding sequences within:
- a CDS encoding 2-isopropylmalate synthase, producing MSTSVTPQESNVAQDRIIFFDTTLRDGEQSPGATLNVEQKLLIAQQLARLGVDIIEAGFPFASKGDFHAVQEIAKLVGTENGPTICGLARATKGDIDAAAEAVKPAAKGRIHTFLATSDIHLEYKLRKTRAEVLAIVPEMVAYAKSKVADVEFSPEDAGRSDPEFLYQVLEAAIAAGASTVNIPDTVGYLTPSEFGALIKGIKDNVRNIDQAIISVHGHNDLGLAVANFLEAAKNGARQMECTINGIGERAGNAALEELVMALHVRRAYFNSYLGRPAESTAPLCNIDTKQIYKTSRLVSNLTGMLVQPNKAIVGANAFAHESGIHQDGVLKNRLTYEIMDAQSIGLTDNLIVLGKLSGRNALSSRLKELGFELSEQELNAAFVRFKELADKKREISDRDLEAIVNDEIRHAPEAFKLDHVQVSCGDRAIPTATVTVVMPDGQEITDASVGTGPVDAVYKAINRIVNVPNQLIEYSVQSVTAGIDALGEVTIRLKHPDAGTLSGHSANTDIIVASARAYLSALNKLYFALQTPNTKISDRDTLKREAAL
- the psb28 gene encoding photosystem II reaction center protein Psb28, which gives rise to MTARIQLAIGIDEEASDVKITRSKDGDTSVAVFFFDSPNCMSGANAGNNEILGMYMIDEEGQMVTRNVNAKFINGKSAGIEAIHKLNGQSEWERFLRFMNRYAEANGMSLNKA
- the purU gene encoding formyltetrahydrofolate deformylase — protein: MTMTTATLLVSCPDQKGLVAKISDWVFSHGGNILHADQHSDSTAGLFLMRVEWELDSFDLAREEIAPTFEKLAINIHAKWNIHFSDYVRRIAIFVSKQDHCLYDLILRQRSHELDAVIPVVISNHPDLEKVAHNFGINYHHIAINPENKLEQEKKQLELLNQYKIDLVVLAKYMQVLSPNFLSKFSQVINIHHSFLPAFAGANPYQRAYKRGVKIIGATAHYVTDELDEGPIIEQDVIRVSHRDSVTDLIRKGKDLERIVLARAVRQHLQNRVLVYGQSANSGLGLRTVVFD
- a CDS encoding MGMT family protein, encoding MTKEATSYDRIYEIVRQIPRGYVATYGQIAELANLARKARVVGYALYRVDMQSLDVPWQRVVNAKGEISLSPLRFGTDYLQRSLLEAEGIIFSPTGKIDLRKYLWKPDLGWAVTSADHHNIK
- a CDS encoding NIL domain-containing protein translates to MLAAECIDSRATVNIEEKRRTTTRIAMRVPRSCYGEPIISRLSCEHGLTVTIIAALLGENPEDDGWFTLELTGTTQQIQSGIIYLEELDLEIWDKTAVEDESW
- a CDS encoding peroxiredoxin, encoding MTLRLGDTVPDFTQDSTDGVINFHEWIGDSWAILFSHPKDFTPVCTTELGTVAKLKPEFDKRNIKAIALSVDGVESHKGWVGDIEETQSTKLNYPILADEDKKVSELYGMIHPNSSTGNTLTVRSVFIIDSNKKLRLTLTYPASTGRNFDEILRVIDSLQLTDNYSVATPANWKDGDDCVIVPSVSDEEAKTKFPKGFNPVKPYLRLTPQPNK
- a CDS encoding SAM-dependent methyltransferase; translated protein: MILDQIVPFGRSKAEYELMFGLSDGDRHKSIIGIGDGPASFNAEMTTAGYQVTSIDPIYQFTASKIKSRFDACVDDIIEQVRNTPDNWVWIYHKSPDDLRANRENAIALFLEDYDRGKAEGRYIKAELPKLEFPNQQFQLALCSHFLFLYSEHLSFEFHLESIRELCRIAEEVRIFPLLTLAQVRSPYIDQVCSILASEGISSEIVQVPYELQKGGNQAIIFRQ
- a CDS encoding glucose-1-phosphate thymidylyltransferase — encoded protein: MKALILSGGKGTRLRPLTYTGAKQLVPVANKPILWYCIESIVAAGITDIGIIISPETGEEVKTKTGNGDRFGAKIEYILQAEPLGLAHAVKIAQPFLGDDSFIMFLGDNLIESQLEKFLANFQQKQLDALILLRQVADPTAFGVATVDESGKVLQLVEKPKNPASNLALVGVYFFKNTIHTAISQIAPSARGELEITDAIQKLIDTDKNVAASELEGWWLDTGKKDDILAANQIVLDARLKSKNLGEVDADSNISGRVEIGVGSKVTNCKIRGPVVIGENCHLEHAYIGPYTSISDRVTIIDTDIEHSVILNDTNITGIHQRIVDSVLGQRVKMQVSPKRPQALRFLVGDDSQLEIM